A window of Thermosynechococcus sp. NK55a contains these coding sequences:
- a CDS encoding S-adenosyl-l-methionine hydroxide adenosyltransferase family protein, producing the protein MACCITLLTDFGYRDVYGGVMKGVIFSICPQAQVIDLCHEIPPQDCRTASFQLLQAVPYFPPETVHIVVVDPGVGTSRRAIALDLEVGYCVGPDNGIFSQVCDRYSPRRVVELTQPQFWRTASPSLTFHGRDIFAAVAAHLAAGTDFALLGCAIDPDSLVRLPHLTYEMTPQGVQGWIQAIDHFGNVITTLPGHLLAKGYHQIRIQGQQIPLVPTYGDAPPHHLIALVGSHGFIELAVNRGSAQSLLGCQNGDALWLV; encoded by the coding sequence ATGGCTTGCTGCATTACACTGCTGACGGATTTTGGTTACCGGGATGTCTATGGGGGGGTGATGAAGGGGGTGATTTTCAGTATTTGCCCCCAAGCCCAGGTCATTGACCTATGCCATGAAATTCCACCCCAGGATTGCCGCACAGCCAGTTTTCAACTGCTGCAAGCGGTGCCCTATTTTCCGCCGGAAACGGTGCATATCGTGGTGGTGGATCCGGGGGTGGGCACAAGTCGGCGGGCGATCGCCCTCGATTTGGAGGTTGGCTATTGTGTTGGTCCAGATAATGGCATCTTTAGCCAGGTGTGCGATCGCTATTCTCCCCGACGCGTCGTTGAGCTAACCCAACCGCAATTTTGGCGCACCGCCAGTCCCAGTTTGACCTTCCATGGGCGGGACATTTTTGCCGCCGTGGCTGCCCATTTAGCCGCAGGAACGGATTTTGCTCTCCTTGGCTGTGCCATTGACCCAGACAGTTTGGTGCGCTTGCCCCATCTCACCTATGAGATGACCCCCCAAGGCGTCCAAGGCTGGATTCAAGCCATTGATCACTTTGGGAATGTGATTACTACGCTCCCTGGGCATTTGTTGGCTAAGGGCTATCACCAAATCCGGATTCAGGGGCAGCAGATTCCCCTTGTCCCCACCTATGGCGATGCCCCACCTCACCATCTGATTGCCTTGGTAGGCAGTCATGGGTTTATTGAGCTAGCGGTGAATAGGGGCAGTGCCCAATCTCTCCTAGGCTGCCAGAATGGCGATGCCCTGTGGCTAGTTTGA
- a CDS encoding SDR family oxidoreductase, translating into MTAPVLILGATSDMGRAIAHQFAAQGYPIQLAARQVSRLEPDKADLEIRYGVAVSIHEFDVLALETHAAFIQQLPEQPAIVICVVGFMPDQKACEQNLSLALEVMRTNYEGPAVILSLFANLFEQRGFGTLVGISSVAGERGRASNYFYGSAKAGFTAFLSGLRHRLAKSGVQVLTVLPGYVKTRMTEGRKLPPQLTAEPKEVANAIFSAIEKKKDVIYVRSTWRWIMAVIRWIPEPLFKRLLL; encoded by the coding sequence ATGACCGCCCCTGTTCTGATTTTGGGAGCGACTTCCGATATGGGGCGGGCGATCGCCCATCAGTTTGCGGCTCAGGGTTATCCAATTCAATTGGCTGCACGGCAGGTGAGCCGCCTGGAGCCAGATAAAGCGGATTTGGAAATACGCTATGGTGTGGCTGTCAGTATCCATGAATTTGATGTCTTGGCGCTGGAGACCCATGCAGCCTTTATCCAGCAACTCCCGGAGCAGCCGGCGATTGTGATCTGTGTTGTTGGTTTCATGCCAGACCAAAAAGCATGTGAGCAAAATTTGTCCCTTGCTCTTGAAGTGATGCGCACCAATTATGAAGGTCCAGCGGTTATTTTAAGTCTCTTTGCCAATCTGTTTGAGCAGCGGGGGTTTGGTACGTTAGTGGGGATTTCCTCTGTCGCTGGGGAACGGGGGCGGGCAAGTAATTACTTCTATGGTTCTGCGAAAGCTGGCTTCACAGCATTTTTGTCGGGATTGCGGCATCGCCTTGCCAAATCGGGGGTACAGGTCTTAACGGTTTTGCCCGGCTATGTGAAGACGCGGATGACCGAAGGAAGGAAATTGCCCCCCCAACTTACGGCGGAGCCAAAGGAAGTGGCCAATGCAATCTTCTCAGCTATAGAAAAAAAGAAGGACGTGATCTACGTGCGATCCACTTGGCGCTGGATCATGGCGGTGATTCGTTGGATTCCTGAACCCTTATTTAAGCGACTGTTGCTGTGA
- a CDS encoding FAD-binding oxidoreductase, whose product MQTCHVYCPRSESEIIQLLNSGLPLIARGNGRAYGDSALNRQATLQMSHFNRLLGFNPQTGQLIAEAGVLLAEILEIFGPRGWFPLATPGTKFVTVGGMIAADVHGKNHHKEGSFVQSLDWLDLLTSEGQIYRCSPSENRDLFYWTVGGMGLTGVILRAAFRLRPIETAWIRQTTYIARNLDEAVDLFEAAQDVTYAVAWIDCLAARSQLGRSVLMLGEHATREELPTKYRHRPLWTPQRRQFSIPVDFPNGALNSLTVRAFNQLYFLNSQRKAGQSFVDWDTFFYPLDCLLGWNRIYGRRGLVQFQCVLPLSTAREGLAALLHCTSVAGAGSFLGVLKKLGDQQGYFSFPMAGYTLALDFPMSQRTLKLLDQLEEITLQYGGRFYLAKDSHLTPMRLRQSDSRVETFVKVRDAHQWTVNFASEQSKRLHL is encoded by the coding sequence GTGCAGACCTGTCATGTTTATTGCCCGCGCTCAGAATCCGAGATTATCCAGCTTCTCAACAGTGGTTTGCCGCTCATTGCCCGTGGAAATGGCCGTGCCTACGGAGATAGCGCCCTCAATCGGCAAGCAACACTGCAAATGAGCCACTTCAATCGCCTATTGGGGTTTAATCCGCAAACCGGTCAATTGATTGCTGAGGCAGGGGTTCTACTGGCAGAGATTCTAGAGATTTTTGGGCCTCGCGGTTGGTTTCCCTTGGCGACCCCTGGCACGAAGTTCGTTACGGTGGGGGGCATGATTGCCGCCGATGTTCATGGAAAAAACCACCACAAAGAGGGCAGTTTTGTTCAAAGTTTAGACTGGCTGGATCTCCTAACTAGCGAGGGGCAAATTTATCGCTGCTCTCCTTCAGAAAATCGAGATTTGTTTTACTGGACGGTGGGGGGAATGGGCTTGACGGGGGTGATCCTCAGGGCAGCCTTTCGATTGCGCCCCATTGAAACTGCGTGGATTCGCCAAACCACCTATATCGCCAGGAATTTAGACGAGGCCGTTGATCTCTTTGAGGCTGCGCAGGATGTGACCTACGCCGTGGCTTGGATTGATTGTCTAGCGGCTCGTTCTCAGTTGGGGCGGTCTGTGCTGATGCTAGGAGAACACGCGACGCGGGAGGAGCTGCCAACCAAATATCGGCACAGGCCACTGTGGACTCCGCAACGGCGTCAGTTCTCGATTCCTGTGGATTTTCCCAATGGTGCCTTGAATTCATTAACTGTGCGTGCCTTTAATCAACTGTATTTCCTCAATAGTCAACGCAAAGCCGGCCAGTCCTTTGTGGATTGGGATACTTTCTTCTATCCCCTGGATTGTCTCTTGGGGTGGAATCGCATCTATGGGCGGCGTGGTTTGGTCCAGTTCCAATGCGTTTTGCCCCTGAGCACTGCCCGCGAGGGTCTAGCGGCGTTACTGCATTGCACGTCAGTCGCAGGAGCGGGGTCATTTCTCGGAGTTTTGAAGAAGTTGGGTGATCAACAGGGTTATTTTTCATTTCCGATGGCGGGTTATACCTTGGCTCTGGACTTTCCGATGTCCCAACGCACCCTCAAGCTTTTGGATCAACTGGAGGAAATCACTCTACAGTATGGGGGTCGCTTTTACCTTGCCAAGGATAGCCATTTAACTCCGATGCGACTGCGCCAGTCCGATTCTCGGGTAGAAACCTTTGTAAAAGTCAGGGATGCCCACCAGTGGACGGTGAACTTTGCCTCAGAACAGTCGAAGAGGTTACATCTATGA
- a CDS encoding GtrA family protein, giving the protein MTLQTLIIRYTVFAVIATFMNLFFQRIILIIDNSFPYFVVAVAVGTLVGLVVKYYLDKRWIFFDHKKGIHHYSRQFSLYASMGIFTTAIFWGFETLFWLIWQSHFMREMGAIIGLAIGYGVKYHLDKRYVFSNDS; this is encoded by the coding sequence ATGACTTTACAAACCCTAATTATTCGCTATACCGTTTTTGCGGTGATTGCTACCTTTATGAATTTATTTTTTCAGAGGATAATATTAATCATTGATAATAGCTTCCCTTATTTTGTGGTCGCAGTAGCAGTGGGTACGCTCGTGGGGTTGGTGGTGAAATACTATCTGGATAAGCGATGGATTTTCTTCGATCATAAAAAGGGTATACATCACTATAGCCGTCAATTTAGTCTGTATGCTTCAATGGGAATTTTTACAACCGCCATTTTTTGGGGATTTGAAACCCTATTTTGGTTGATTTGGCAAAGCCATTTCATGCGGGAAATGGGTGCCATTATTGGTTTAGCCATTGGCTATGGGGTCAAGTATCACTTGGATAAACGCTATGTCTTCTCTAATGACTCCTAG
- a CDS encoding UbiA family prenyltransferase: protein MVYLLIDLDNTLLRTNVLLELICLSFSELLIQLFKIKSFNPAQIKRKLATCTDLDITTLPYNSEVIQYIQDWKAKGAKVALITATHQLAAERIAAHLGLFDEVYGSDGQLNLKGENKARFILERLGEKNVIYMGNSEADLPVWAVVAKAITVNASPRLRQKVEQINPNVEHLGSAKQSIQPYFKEIRPHQWVKNVLVFVPMLAAHQFNLSTFWIALVAAIAFSLTASSVYVLNDLLDLQADRAHPRKRHRPFAAGDIPLSHGIWLILILLGGGVAIATTISWSFLSILLAYYGLTTAYSFYLKRRMIIDICVLAGLYTIRIFAGAVATGISLSVWLLAFSIFFFFCLATVKRQAELVDYYHRKQLKASGRGYHVDDLPIISMMAIGAGYVSILVLALYINSPQVQLLYTNPQVLWGICCVLLYWITRTIMLTHRGLMHYDPIVYAIKDRQSQICFLICLVCFILGGVL, encoded by the coding sequence ATGGTTTACCTTCTTATCGATCTGGATAACACCCTACTGAGAACGAATGTCCTTCTAGAATTAATCTGTTTGTCTTTTAGTGAGCTACTAATTCAACTCTTCAAAATAAAAAGCTTCAATCCTGCTCAGATCAAAAGAAAATTAGCTACCTGTACTGACTTGGACATTACCACATTACCCTATAACTCAGAAGTTATTCAGTATATCCAAGATTGGAAAGCCAAGGGGGCTAAGGTTGCCCTCATCACTGCCACTCATCAACTCGCCGCTGAAAGGATTGCTGCCCATTTGGGGCTTTTTGATGAGGTTTATGGTTCTGATGGCCAGCTTAATTTGAAGGGAGAAAACAAGGCAAGGTTTATCCTAGAGCGTTTGGGTGAGAAAAATGTTATCTACATGGGGAATTCTGAGGCTGATTTACCTGTGTGGGCAGTTGTGGCCAAAGCAATTACCGTCAATGCATCTCCTCGGCTACGCCAAAAAGTCGAGCAAATCAATCCCAATGTGGAACATTTAGGGAGCGCAAAACAAAGCATTCAACCCTACTTCAAGGAAATTCGGCCCCATCAGTGGGTAAAAAATGTTTTGGTCTTTGTGCCTATGCTCGCGGCGCACCAGTTTAATTTGTCCACCTTTTGGATTGCGCTGGTGGCAGCAATTGCTTTTAGTCTGACGGCGTCCAGTGTCTATGTCTTAAATGACCTTTTAGATTTGCAGGCCGATCGCGCCCATCCCCGCAAGCGTCATCGTCCCTTTGCCGCTGGAGATATTCCCCTCTCCCACGGGATATGGCTGATTTTGATCCTCCTCGGCGGCGGCGTGGCGATCGCCACCACCATTAGTTGGTCATTTCTGAGCATTCTCCTCGCCTATTATGGTCTCACCACTGCCTACTCCTTTTACCTAAAGCGCCGGATGATTATTGACATTTGCGTCCTTGCGGGCCTTTACACGATTCGCATCTTTGCAGGTGCGGTTGCCACAGGGATTTCCCTCAGTGTGTGGCTTTTGGCTTTCTCCATCTTTTTCTTCTTTTGTCTGGCAACCGTCAAGCGCCAAGCAGAACTGGTGGATTACTATCACCGCAAACAACTCAAGGCCAGTGGTCGAGGCTACCACGTTGACGATTTGCCGATTATTAGCATGATGGCTATTGGGGCGGGTTATGTCTCAATTTTGGTGCTGGCGCTCTATATCAACTCTCCCCAAGTGCAGCTTCTTTACACAAACCCACAGGTACTCTGGGGCATTTGCTGTGTGCTTCTATACTGGATTACCCGAACCATCATGCTGACCCACCGCGGTTTGATGCACTATGATCCAATTGTTTATGCAATTAAAGATCGACAAAGCCAAATCTGTTTCTTGATTTGTCTGGTTTGCTTTATCTTAGGTGGAGTTTTATGA
- a CDS encoding IS5 family transposase: MPLPSNRRGKSRFYSNLAIQVYLRPKILSRLPHRAAEGLVNSLMRLCGLNLPVLNHTHVWRQAATLEVKIPHRWRTGAIHVVVNSIGLKIFRESEWKVHQHGALKRCTWRKIHLSVDATAKDIVGIEITTTPWHDSEVFPDLLSQVEGDISQVSADGAYDTEAVHAAISEPQVKASIPRREEAVP, translated from the coding sequence ATGCCCCTTCCCTCGAACAGGCGAGGTAAGTCGAGGTTTTATTCTAACTTGGCCATTCAAGTCTATCTGAGGCCCAAGATTCTGTCCCGTCTGCCCCATCGTGCTGCGGAAGGGTTGGTGAACTCACTGATGCGCCTGTGTGGGTTGAACTTGCCGGTGCTGAATCACACTCATGTGTGGCGCCAGGCGGCCACGTTGGAAGTGAAGATTCCACATCGTTGGAGAACAGGTGCGATCCATGTCGTGGTGAACTCGATTGGTTTGAAGATTTTCCGTGAAAGCGAATGGAAGGTGCACCAGCATGGGGCACTCAAGCGTTGTACCTGGCGCAAAATCCATCTGTCGGTAGATGCAACAGCCAAGGACATCGTCGGCATCGAGATCACCACTACCCCCTGGCACGACAGTGAAGTCTTTCCTGACCTGCTCTCGCAAGTCGAAGGTGACATTTCCCAAGTCAGTGCCGATGGGGCTTACGACACCGAGGCAGTGCATGCTGCCATCAGCGAACCTCAGGTGAAGGCAAGCATACCGCGGCGCGAGGAGGCGGTGCCTTAG
- a CDS encoding SPFH domain-containing protein — translation MNELFALLFIFGLGTWGIPSSVRIIKQGNMALVERLGSYHRRLEPGLNLIVPLLERVAFEETIREKVLDIPPQQCITRDNVTITVDAVVYWRIINMERAYYRVENLKMAMVNLVQTQIRAEMGRLELDETFTARTQVNENLLRDLDIATDPWGVKVTRVELRDIAPSKAVQDSMELQMSAERKKRAAILTSEGEREAAINSARGKAEAQVLAAEAEQKAAILAAEAEQKVVVLRAQAERQDQILRAQGTAEAMKIIAAALHEDPKTKEALQFLLAQSYLDMGRTIGHSDSSKVLFIDPSSIPATIEGVKSLIEQSPREV, via the coding sequence ATGAATGAGCTCTTTGCTTTGCTGTTTATATTTGGGCTTGGGACCTGGGGTATTCCTAGCTCTGTGCGGATTATCAAACAGGGCAATATGGCGCTGGTCGAGCGGTTGGGCAGCTATCACCGTCGCTTGGAACCGGGGTTGAATCTTATAGTTCCCCTCCTTGAGCGGGTAGCCTTTGAGGAAACGATTCGGGAAAAGGTCTTAGATATTCCGCCGCAGCAGTGTATCACCCGTGACAATGTAACGATTACCGTGGATGCCGTCGTTTACTGGCGGATTATTAATATGGAGCGCGCCTATTATAGGGTGGAAAACCTGAAAATGGCGATGGTGAATTTGGTGCAAACGCAGATTCGAGCAGAAATGGGGAGGCTAGAACTCGATGAAACCTTTACCGCTCGTACTCAGGTGAATGAGAATCTCCTACGGGATCTCGATATTGCCACAGATCCGTGGGGCGTGAAGGTGACCCGTGTGGAACTGCGGGATATTGCCCCCTCGAAGGCGGTCCAAGACTCGATGGAACTGCAAATGTCTGCGGAGCGCAAAAAACGCGCTGCTATTCTCACCTCCGAAGGGGAACGGGAAGCGGCCATCAACTCTGCTCGCGGTAAAGCAGAAGCTCAAGTGTTAGCCGCCGAGGCAGAACAAAAAGCCGCCATTCTGGCAGCGGAAGCAGAACAAAAAGTGGTTGTGTTGCGTGCCCAAGCCGAGCGTCAAGATCAGATTTTGCGTGCCCAAGGAACTGCAGAAGCGATGAAGATTATTGCGGCAGCACTGCACGAAGATCCCAAGACGAAGGAAGCGCTCCAGTTTCTCCTTGCTCAGAGCTATTTGGATATGGGACGCACCATTGGCCACAGTGATAGCAGTAAAGTACTATTTATAGATCCGAGCAGTATCCCAGCAACGATTGAGGGTGTAAAGTCCCTAATCGAGCAGTCTCCCCGCGAGGTATAG
- the purS gene encoding phosphoribosylformylglycinamidine synthase subunit PurS, giving the protein MAQFRAQVFVTLRPSVLDPAGVAVQAGIHHLGYTNVQSVRIGKLVELTLEARDRATAEVQLTHIADQLLANPVIETFRIELQELATAAE; this is encoded by the coding sequence ATGGCACAATTTCGGGCACAGGTTTTTGTTACGCTGCGACCATCAGTGTTAGATCCCGCAGGAGTTGCCGTACAGGCGGGGATTCATCATCTGGGCTATACAAATGTGCAATCGGTGCGCATTGGCAAACTAGTAGAACTCACCCTAGAGGCCCGCGATCGCGCCACTGCTGAGGTACAACTCACCCACATTGCCGATCAACTGTTAGCCAATCCCGTGATTGAAACCTTTCGCATTGAATTGCAGGAGCTGGCGACTGCCGCAGAGTAG
- the purQ gene encoding phosphoribosylformylglycinamidine synthase subunit PurQ translates to MSHGLNVGIVVFPGSNCDRDVAYVTSEILQWPTQLLWHEETDLRGYDLIVLPGGFSFGDYLRCGAIARFSPIMAAVKDHAAAGKWVLGICNGFQILTEAKLLPGALVRNRDLHFICDRVHLRLEAKERPWLQAYGDKTVIRLPIAHGEGCYYADPATLAELEANRQVLFRYADAQGNVTPESNPNGSLNNIAGICNAAGNVLGMMPHPERAADPALISSPSEHTLEGLQLFQSLLGAPVGC, encoded by the coding sequence GTGAGTCATGGCCTAAACGTAGGGATTGTCGTTTTTCCCGGATCTAATTGCGATCGCGATGTGGCCTACGTCACCAGTGAAATTCTCCAGTGGCCCACGCAACTGCTATGGCACGAGGAGACCGATCTGCGGGGTTACGATTTGATTGTGCTGCCGGGGGGCTTTAGTTTTGGCGATTATTTGCGCTGTGGGGCGATCGCCCGCTTCTCACCCATCATGGCCGCCGTCAAAGACCATGCCGCCGCTGGCAAATGGGTGCTCGGCATTTGTAATGGCTTTCAAATTCTGACGGAGGCAAAACTGCTGCCGGGTGCCCTCGTGCGCAATCGGGACTTGCACTTTATTTGCGATCGCGTCCATTTGCGCTTAGAAGCCAAAGAGCGGCCATGGCTACAGGCCTATGGCGATAAGACCGTGATTCGCTTGCCCATTGCCCATGGTGAAGGCTGCTACTATGCCGATCCTGCCACCCTCGCCGAACTGGAAGCCAACCGCCAAGTCCTCTTTCGCTACGCTGATGCCCAAGGGAATGTTACCCCTGAAAGTAATCCCAATGGTTCGCTCAACAATATCGCAGGTATTTGCAATGCTGCCGGCAATGTCTTGGGAATGATGCCCCACCCTGAACGTGCCGCTGACCCTGCCTTGATCAGCTCCCCCAGTGAACATACCCTGGAGGGCCTACAATTGTTTCAGTCACTACTAGGGGCCCCTGTCGGTTGCTAG
- a CDS encoding MarC family protein produces MEPLLSYLVGAIAALFPIVDPIGAIPIFYALTAKQSHQRRCQQAKQVALNVAAVLTVFFLMGKGLLAFFGISLPVVRIAGGLIVSHTAWQMVTSQDRLTHREQTEAADKADISLTPMAVPLLSGPGAIAMTISLSTRCHTWLEYLGAWLGILLLSAMVYFLLILGEPLSQAWGITGRGALTRLLGFFILAIAVQFIADGSLALLQPLLR; encoded by the coding sequence ATGGAGCCGCTGCTGTCTTATCTGGTGGGAGCGATTGCAGCCCTCTTTCCCATTGTTGATCCCATTGGGGCTATTCCCATTTTCTATGCCCTAACTGCCAAGCAATCTCACCAACGCCGTTGCCAGCAAGCAAAACAGGTGGCCCTCAACGTGGCCGCGGTGCTGACGGTTTTCTTTCTCATGGGAAAAGGGCTGCTTGCCTTCTTTGGCATCTCTCTGCCGGTGGTACGTATTGCTGGTGGCTTGATTGTTAGCCATACTGCTTGGCAGATGGTGACATCTCAGGACCGGTTGACCCATCGGGAGCAAACGGAAGCGGCAGATAAGGCGGACATCTCCCTAACCCCTATGGCTGTTCCCCTCCTCAGCGGCCCGGGGGCGATCGCCATGACCATTAGCCTCTCTACGCGCTGTCATACCTGGCTAGAATATCTAGGGGCGTGGTTGGGGATTTTGTTGTTGAGCGCGATGGTTTACTTCCTTTTGATCTTGGGAGAACCCCTCAGTCAAGCCTGGGGAATTACCGGTCGGGGAGCCTTGACACGACTATTGGGCTTTTTCATTCTGGCGATCGCCGTCCAGTTCATTGCCGATGGCAGTCTGGCGCTCCTCCAACCCTTGTTGCGCTAG
- a CDS encoding C40 family peptidase translates to MPIFATKGAHVYQLHQLTATVNLYDASRGDRLATQGAAGRFLWVSALASERTHVQLAEDEYWGWLDAEDYCHLTPATQPYQPIARDRADIEAVLEEVIAFCLAAQQVPHEYLWGGTVAPHYDCSGLMQASFASQGIWLPRDAYQQEAFATPLGSNSIAETLPQLQRGDLVFFGSCEKATHVGLYLGQGQYIHSSGKEYGRNGIGIDTLFPSEDPVSIAYQRQFRGGGRIEYSYLPLATHP, encoded by the coding sequence ATGCCCATTTTTGCGACCAAGGGTGCCCACGTTTACCAACTGCACCAACTCACGGCAACGGTGAACCTCTACGACGCCTCCAGGGGCGATCGCTTGGCAACCCAAGGGGCAGCAGGACGGTTTCTCTGGGTATCTGCTTTGGCGTCTGAACGGACCCACGTACAACTGGCGGAGGATGAATACTGGGGCTGGTTGGATGCAGAGGATTACTGCCATCTCACACCCGCGACTCAGCCCTATCAACCCATTGCCCGCGATCGCGCGGACATCGAGGCTGTCCTTGAAGAGGTTATTGCCTTTTGCTTGGCGGCACAGCAAGTCCCCCATGAATATCTCTGGGGAGGAACCGTCGCCCCCCACTACGACTGTTCTGGCTTGATGCAGGCCAGTTTTGCCAGTCAAGGCATTTGGCTACCGCGGGATGCTTATCAGCAGGAGGCCTTTGCCACCCCTTTAGGGAGCAACTCGATTGCGGAAACCCTACCCCAACTTCAGCGGGGCGATCTGGTCTTTTTCGGCAGCTGTGAAAAGGCGACCCATGTGGGCCTCTATCTGGGGCAGGGGCAGTATATTCATAGCTCTGGCAAGGAATACGGCCGCAATGGCATTGGCATTGATACCCTCTTCCCCAGTGAGGATCCCGTGAGCATTGCCTATCAGCGGCAGTTTCGCGGTGGTGGCCGCATTGAGTATAGCTATCTGCCCCTAGCGACCCATCCCTAG
- a CDS encoding GuaB3 family IMP dehydrogenase-related protein, with the protein MTIQLGGHRTARRAYGIDEIALVPGNRTLDPQLVDTRWRIGAIEREIPIIASAMDGVVDVTMAVKLSQMGALGVLNLEGLQTRYEDPAPILERIASVSVDEFVPLMQQLYAQPIQPQLIEKRIQEIKSQGGIAAVSLTPAGASRFGDVVAAAGADLLFVQATVVSPAHLAPEGTDPLDLAAFCERMPMPVILGNCVTYEVALSLMHCGAAAILVGIGPGAACTSRGVLGVGVPQVTAIADCAAARDAYFEQTQRYVPVIADGGLVTGGDVCKCIACGADAVMMGSPFARAKEAPGRGYHWGMATPSPVLPRGTRIHVGTTGTLEQILRGPAQLDDGTHNFLGALQTSMGTLGAKDLREMQQVEIVIAPSLLTEGKVYQKAQKLGMGR; encoded by the coding sequence ATGACAATTCAACTAGGCGGACATCGCACCGCCCGCCGCGCCTACGGTATTGATGAAATTGCCCTTGTCCCCGGCAACCGCACCCTTGATCCTCAATTGGTGGATACCCGCTGGCGCATTGGTGCCATTGAACGGGAAATTCCGATTATTGCCAGTGCCATGGATGGGGTCGTGGATGTTACCATGGCCGTCAAACTCAGCCAAATGGGGGCACTGGGCGTCCTCAATCTTGAGGGGCTTCAAACCCGCTACGAAGATCCCGCACCGATTCTCGAACGCATTGCCAGCGTCAGTGTGGATGAATTTGTGCCCCTGATGCAGCAGTTGTATGCGCAGCCAATTCAACCCCAGCTCATTGAAAAACGCATTCAAGAAATCAAATCCCAAGGGGGGATTGCTGCTGTCAGTTTAACTCCAGCGGGGGCCAGTCGTTTTGGTGATGTTGTGGCAGCGGCAGGGGCGGATTTGCTCTTTGTGCAAGCAACCGTTGTCTCACCGGCTCACCTTGCGCCTGAGGGGACAGATCCCCTAGACTTGGCTGCCTTTTGTGAGCGGATGCCGATGCCCGTTATTTTGGGGAACTGTGTCACCTATGAGGTGGCTCTCAGTCTTATGCACTGTGGCGCGGCGGCAATTCTGGTGGGAATCGGTCCAGGGGCGGCCTGTACCTCCCGTGGCGTGCTTGGGGTGGGCGTGCCTCAAGTGACGGCGATCGCCGACTGTGCAGCAGCACGGGACGCCTATTTTGAACAGACGCAACGCTATGTGCCTGTGATTGCCGATGGCGGCCTTGTCACCGGTGGCGATGTCTGCAAATGTATTGCCTGCGGCGCAGATGCAGTGATGATGGGGTCGCCCTTTGCCCGTGCTAAAGAAGCCCCCGGTCGCGGTTATCACTGGGGTATGGCCACGCCTAGTCCTGTCCTGCCTCGGGGGACGCGCATTCATGTGGGCACCACAGGTACCCTTGAGCAGATTCTGCGGGGACCTGCCCAGTTGGACGATGGAACCCACAACTTCCTTGGGGCGTTGCAAACCAGTATGGGAACCCTTGGGGCCAAGGATCTGCGGGAAATGCAGCAGGTGGAGATCGTCATTGCTCCTTCCCTCCTCACGGAAGGTAAGGTCTATCAAAAAGCGCAAAAACTAGGGATGGGTCGCTAG